CGCGCAATTCACCACCCTGGATCGAGGGAAAGTTTCAAGCTTCGCTCGGGAAACGAAAAAACTGTGGAAATCGAATCTCTTATTGAGAAAGTACGATTACAATCCTGaacaaaaccctaaacctaGAAAAATATAAGCTAGCGTTAGCCCTGGCAATAAACGCGGCGACTGAAAAGCGGTTTCAGTATTTTACATCGTGAAGTTTCTGTTGGGCTAAATTTAATTGGGACAGTGGGTTTCTAATATCTAGATAAGGCCGACCTCAATTGGTGCGGCCCATTTTAGCCCAATTAAATCAGAGATGAACTATTCAGTCAATGATCATCAACGGTCACCGGAGCGAAGTATTTACTTCAACTGGTGACTTCtgaattttcatattttttggcTTAGGAAACGTGGCACTTTTTCTGTTTCTCCATTTCCTTTTTTTTCCCTCTTTTGCTGGCTAAATTCAGCTAATGAATGTGATGTTTGGATCTTGATAGCGCTTGTATTTCCTCTAAGGTGAAAGTATAGTAAGAGGGCTCGTACCGTTTATAATCTATTTAGTAAAATGATGCATTTGTGTGTTTTGCAcaactttttaaaaaattgtgcAGTGTATTTAAAGTCAGCAAGAGGATTTAGCTGAAGTCCCGGAGTTTCAGTTTAGAGAATGAGCATAAAGAATTGATGGAGAAAGAGGATGAGGGAGACAAGAAAACCACATTTCAAATGGAAATATGAGCCAAAAATTCCTGCGGCTCCCTCATTTGAGCGCTCTGTACTTGAACAACAATTATTTTGTTAGTTCTTTTCTCGTATAGATACTTGTATTTAGCTTGTATTCTCTGTGACTCAGTAAGACTTCCAAGTAAAATGGAGGAAGCGAGTTTAGATCAGGAAAGAAACTAAGGGACAACTCAAGTTTCGATCATATATTGACTTGCACTTGAAGGAACTACACACTTGGTTCTAGATACCATATTACTGGAGAGAAGGGTGAATACTGATGTAAATCTTTTAGCTAAAAACTCTTCTTTGTTCCCTTCAACAGGGATGCATATATATTCTCGAGTCCTGTTCGTAAAACCTGTGTTAAGGCACCAGAGTAATCATCGTATGTTTATCGAGTGTTTTCCACCTATATCTCGGGCTCTAAGATGAATCACTTATAAGACTGGTTTCTTGTTGCACTTCTTTACTCTATTTATTCTGATTTTGGAGATACAATGCTTACCTTGACGCTTAGCTTGGTAAAATCGATTGCCCTCCAGATAAAATCTTGCTTTTccattgttttgttttcaggaATTAATTGCAAAGTCGATCAAATTTTGGTGGCGCCTCATGAAATTCCTATCAAATTTGCTTGATGAAAAAACCAGGTTACATAAGTGCTTGTTTTTCTTGCAATGTCATGAAATACTCGGCCTAAGTaccattttgtttttattggtACTCTTTGTCAAGGTTGAATTTGTTCAATCGCAGCTAGGTCCATAGCAGGATAAACTCTTAGTATCTTGGGAATAACTTCTAGGACATACGAGTCATCATCCATAGCTTTCTTAGGCAATGAATGGTAGTTCATCCATTCGATATTTCACCAATATATAGACTTACGTACTTGTTATCCAGAACTTTTTGTTTTTGAAGTTATTACAGAAGCATTTAATGTttacattttataaaaaaataaatattaatcttTGTGTCAGTTTTTTGTTTCGATGATGAGAAAATACTTTAGGCAAAAAGGTGAGAGTGGAAAACTACCGATCTTTTTTTCCATTCAAGTAAGAGCGCtcataaataatataaacacgAATTGGGCAGCAGAAGATTAACGTCAAGCACAGAAGTTCAAAGAAAAGTAACCGAGACCATTCACAGAACCATACTTGCCAAAAAAAACCAGCAAACGTTACCAGGTAAACCTAAAGATCCTGATGATTTTTCGATCACAAAATAAAATCAGGTTAGCATCCGAATGCAAGTCACAAAAGTAGCAGCAAAGTAAAAACAAAGAACTGCGAGTCCAAGATTCGTCGATTTACGAACAATAAAGATGTGCATATACAACTTTGAACAAAAACCACGTTCTTCGTGATATATACAAGAGTGATTTGACTGTACAAAATTCTGGATTTACAGAACGTGGTTGGTATTCTACATCATCTTGGTAAAATAGCAGTAAATTAACATGATACACCCAGCCAAAAATAATGGGGGTAAAGAATtacatgaaaataaaacaaaaaagggGGTGTACATGATAGCATCCTGTGACTTTAAATCTAACACATCAAATCCATACAGTAACATTCTCAAACTCCAGCGTCTCACACGCGCTTCAGAATTTTAGTCCATTCAATGGCCATATTtaacataaaaacatatttaGAGTCCAGTAACTGAAATAAAAGGTTCCGCAAGCAAATCGATTCCAGTGAAGACCGTTCCATCTCATCCTTCCTTAACTAGAAGTTTCATGCACTGTGCAAGAATCCAGACTCCAGAAGAAATGCTTCAGATGAAAAAGGATATCCTTCCAGCTAACATCAAAAGAAAATGTGAGACAAAAATTGCAATACCGCGCGCATAATCTAATTATAAACTCATATCTGTAACAAAGTTATATAGATAATAAATTCCTCGGATTGTCAATAAACTCCATCCCAATGTCAGAGAGGAAATCTCCATATCGATTACATAAAATGCACCCAGTGAATTGTAGTATATCATCAGAATATGGTCGCTGAGAAATAAAGGACCATCAAAACATTGCAATACAAAATAAGTTGAGATTTCAGATAAGCTCGGTCAATCCAGAGGAACGCCGGATTTAACAGTGAAAAATTAAATACCTCATTCTACAGATTGGAGaaaaatatatgtatgtatgcttCGAATGTACTACCAAATAATTGTACGACTACTTTGCAACGTCCACCAGAAAATTTTGTTTCTCTTTTTAACCATACATATAGCTTGTCGAAAGGTAGCGGGAGACTCGATGTACTGCATCCAGATCCCTTGGGTGCAGTAATTTCATATTTTTACCATCATTACAAGTGGGTGAAgaggaaattttgaaaaataatcttGGTCAAActaagtttttgaaaaataaccTCCAAGTGTATTTGAGAgggttagtttttttttttttttaaaaaaagagttTGGCAAGGATATTTGCTAACTAGCCTGTGAAGAATACAGCGGAAGGGCGTGAATCAAAAAGAAAATGTCTACATATAGAGCCTACAGAGTTGAAGACAACAGAAATAACTATTATCGATGTTGGTGATTATTTATAATCATGTCAGGTAGGTCCTTCAAAAACATTCAGATCACTGAGTACAATTCTCAACAATACCCACAGACTAAAATGCCATCTTCCTCATGCAGCAAGTGTTAACAAAGGTGCCAACACCACTTCCATGTTCATGCACCTGAATTAATCTAAAAAACACACTAAAATTACCATGAAGTATCTTATAAACCACAGCTACAATCCCAATCTCAGAATATACACTGCCTCAACAGGGATCTCTGGACTACAAAAACATCATCTCCAAAAAAAGTTCACTTGTGAATCGTGATTTCATTAGTCGAGCAAATAGTTGTACACTGCCCTATGTTAAAATTTCCCTTCATTTTACCTTTCATATAGTACAACCTACTGCCAACCTCCATTTCAAACACACTAAGGCGTTAATCCCAAGGCTAGTAAACCAACCATTTGTGGCAAAAGGTAATGATGGCAGATGAATCTTTTTCAGCACATAGGAAAGAAAAGGCATTTATGTGCCAGAAAAGCTACTCATTGGAGTACTATGAATGAGGTAAATGAAAAATATAGAGGGGCTATAGTTAAAAGTGAGGCAAACAAACAACCTCTACTAAGCCAGACCAAAAAAGGAACaaatgaaaatatttacaaattgtTCAAACTAGTATATTGAAAGAGAATGCTGAAGAGTAAAAACTTACTTGACCCTAGGATAAGCATAGCCCTTGAAAGGAATCTCAGAACATTGAAGTAAGGAAGTTACCAACCACCACCTTTGTTCATTGAAGTCAGGCATTCCATGAAAAAGCTAGCAAATACTTGGAGAGATCGCAGCTAACAACATTTATTTAGGGTtcaatcatattttttaaactaAATCTCAAGAAATCCTGCAGTAAATTGAGTCACTCAGAGGTGAGGCGACGCCTTTTCCCATATTCAGCATCCCTTGATCTTGATCTATGCTCATCCTCGTGTGCTAATTTTGACTTGCTATGAGCCCTCGATGATCTTCCCCTGTCCCATTCATTGTCATGTTCAGCCTCTCGATTTCTGTACCTATGATGATCTGAATAACGCTCCTTATCTTCTCTGGTGCGTTCGCGCTCCCGATCATGATCACGGTCTTGAGATAATTCACGATCACGGTCACTCTCCCTTTCCCTGTCTCTTCCAACATCTCTGCCATCACGGTGCCTTCTATCAGACCAATCAATATCACGTCCTATATCTTTCTCTCTAGGCACATCTCTGTCATACCCACCTCCTCTATCATCCCGGTACCTTCTCTCAGAAGAGCCAGACCAGTCCCTTTCTGACCCCCTGTCTTTTTCTTTCGTTGCATTTGGCCATGGCCCTCTCTCTTGACTTCCTTCTCCATACTGATGCTCAGATACAGCTTCTTCCCCATAGCTAGACTCTCGAACCCTCCCTCCAGGATCTTCACCATGCCCATCCTCCAATATTCGGATCTGACCACATCATCATATTTGGCCCCTCGACACCAGGATTAGGCATCATACCCATGCCATTTATGGGCATTCCCCTCCCAAAGAATGCAGGGTTAACATGGGGAGCAACACCAGGTAAACCAACATTTCCAAGAGGTCCAAATGAAGACATCATTCCAGAAAAGGGTGCTGCAGGAGCACCAGGAAAGCCCCCATAACTACCCATTCGGCCCATTGGACCTCCAAAAGCAGGATCAAAACCTTGACCCATCATTGCTTGAGGATGCAACATTGGAGGCGTGGCACCAATCCCCTGCACAAATCCATTACCATTACCCACTAGGCCACGAACACCCATTCCACCTGTCCGACCCCTCATGTGTCCCATTGGGCCCCTATTTCCCATCCCCCCCTTGAGAATTGCCTCTACCCCAATTTCCTCTACCGAAACCTCGGCCATTATTATCACCACCTATATTACCACTGCCGCcgacaccaccaccaccaccaccaccttgATTATTTCCACCAGTGGCAATATTGCCACCAACACTAATGGGTCTGTTGGGCATATCCCCAGGCCCTCTCGTGGTTGATTAACAGCCGTCTGTCCCATCTGTTGGTTCCTGTTGACCTGAGCTTCGCCCATTCTTTTGACAGTATATGGTGAGGCATATGCAACAACACAAGGTCGACCATTGAAGAGGTGTCCATTCATCCCTTCCTTGCATGCAGTGGCTGCTGCAGGATCATAAAACTCAACTTGGCAATATCCTTTCGACTTCCCACTGGCTCTCTCATCAAAGAACTTCACCTCCCTCACTGGTCCATACTTGCAAAGTTCCAACTCCAGCTCAGTATCTGTTGTCCACCAATGCAGGTCTCCAATATAAAGAGTAGTCCCAGCCGCCCCCCCACCCCACCCCCAACACCACCACCAACATCACCTCCAAACATGTTTCCACCAGTTCCATTGGCATTCCCAGTAATTCCAACATTCACAATATTTTCCGTGTTAGCAACACGGGGCTGATGGTGCTGAACCATCTGTTGATTATTCATGACACTGTTATTCACCATCTGCTCCACATCAACTGCTTTATTTGATGACTGCCCTAGCTCAAGCCTTAATCCACCACACCACCACCACCTGGAGGTGCTCCGATACCTCTACCAACTCCAATATTACCCGCATTAATATTTCCACCAAAACCCACATTCTGATACCCTTCTACCCCACTATGAACCCTAGAAGTATCCCTCTCATCTAGTAAGTTCATGCCTACATTCTCCACTACCGGCTGCTGCGGAAGAGAGGTTGAGGGCGTCGACTTTTCTTTGTTCTCCGGAACTTGCTCAATCGTTTGCCCTATGTTATCCTCGTTCTTCCGAAGAGACTGCATGAAGTTCTCGCCAACATTAACATCGTTGTAGAGATCTTCGTAGTCATCGTCCTCCTCACCCATAAAACCCTCGTCGGCCACCGCGGAGATCGCTTCGTTCCGGTGAAACTGCTCGTTCGGATCTCCGACATAAACACTGCCTCTATCTTCATTTTCATCCATGACTTGACTAAAATTAGGGTTAAATTCAGGgctatttttataatattttaagatCAAATCCCTGGAACAAAATAGGGGAGCATAgagggaaaaaaaatattttgatcgaAGGATCTTACCAGAAAGTGATACCTTTTCCTTCCAATTTTGAACTAGAGAAACCCTAATCTCGACGTCGCGATTGATAGGGGATAAAACCGAAGGCACTTTATGACTACACCATAATGCACTGCTAACCTGTCCTTACGGTGCGTATAACACTATCCTACTACCTACCACATGCGGGGTGCATTCATCCCCATTTTGTTCTTTCTATTTATATGGTCTATATTTTTATACATATGATTTTTACCTGCTTAGCATTTGATAAATCGTGTTTACTTATTCAATCAAAAATTATATATGATTTCATCGATAACGCACGTATCATATATTAAGTGGATAAAAATACTACCGAATACCATCGATCTCACTCCATTTTATTATTAGCACCATCGAGCCTTTTgttaattcaaattttttaatatgttgTGGCCCCAATATTTTTTCTTGCAGTAGGTTAATCCGATTTTTTTGTCAATGTACTTTTACATGTTTCACAAGTGTGATGAATTTACAAGAGAAGGCATGTCTACAGTTTTCTCGCATATATTGAGCATACTATTTCTTCTTCACGTTTGGTAGATCAATTCAGAATCTTCAATGCACCAGTGAACTAATAAGAAATCATTCAACGAACAAAAGAATCAAGAAATATGAATGCGAATGATCTACGGAAATATCAGTTTATCGAAACAATTTCTCAATCACTCTGGTTTACAAACTTGATCTCCAGATCAATCTCAACAGTCTTGATTGACTTGTGTGCAATTTTGCTTCTTGATTACTCCTGCAGAGCTTCAAACGTTATGTGACTTTTGTATCGGTATTGCTTGCTTTTATCTCTGTTCCGCAGGGAGTTGAAGTCTCCACTCTGACTTGACCTGCTCATTGTTGGATCTTAAACGAATTATCATTGTTAGTTATCCCACATCGGTTTGGATAAAATGcctgggagttgtatatatggtcttGGACAATCTCCCCAATTGAACTAGCTTTTGGGATTGAGTTGATAAGTAATAAACACAAAGACTAGCATAAGAATCAACTGCTCTAGAAAGTGTACGAGCCACCACATTTACTTGTCGCCTAATAAACCAAGTATTGACATATTTatggtaaaataaataaatggagGAGTAACAGTGAGGATATTAAAGAGGTACTTTGACAAAGCCCATAAGGCCCATGATAAAGCCACCTCAAACGTGGACCCATAATATGCATATATTGTATGGGCCGGATCAATCACCCCCGCTAACCCGGTTTATTGATTTTACCGTGTTTCTGTATGTGGCCAAGTCAAATCGGGTTTTGTCCATTTCCTCGGAACATTTAAAATCCAATTGAATTCCCATCGGCGCTCGAGGAAATGTGATATCCAACGTTCCCTCAACGGTCGCACACagtgcacacacacacaccccacACTTTCACGACCTTCTCCGAAACAATTTGGAGTAATAATCGCTGTAACTAGATCTGTCTGATCGGTGAAAAGATTTTCTGTAATCGTTCGGCGTGCCGTGGAAGGTGTGACAATGGAGAAGCTGTTCGTGCAGATATTCGAGGCGGAAGAATCGAATAATAGAACAAGTGAAGCAACAGACGGAGTTGTATAACCAGAACCTGGCCTCTAAACTCCTGATTGAAGGAATCACTCCTCCGTCTTGGCTTTGGAGCCCTACCGGCTCTTCCGACTCTAAAGGTATTCCCGAAAGATCGATTATAGGGTTTCGATCGATTTGGGGCTGTGAATTTGCTTCATAATATGGCTGGTCGGTTCCCTTTTCCAAAATTTATTCTTCAACTTATTTGATTACTTTAATCGTTCGGGACTTGAGATTTTTTGTATAATGTAAATAGGAGAATAAATTTTCACTCCCACAAATTTTCACAGCACAAATACATCTGATGTCGATGGTTTTTTCCCTCTTCAGTAATGACATTGCGAAAGGAGAGGAGTTATAGTAATTTCAGAGCAAAATGTAGCATACACTGTGTCGTACTTATTGTTTGGGTGATTGTGCTTCTCGTTATATTCTTGTCAGAAATTTTTTTGCTTGAATAAATCTGATGACAACAGAACTCTGTCAGTTTGCAATTGTTTGCTCCAATTTCAACTTGTTCTACCTTACCTTTGCAGCCTTTTTCCTTTTCCATAAGTTAACTTAAACTTGGAAATTTGATAAGGAATATATCGCTAGTCAAATGGTTACTAATTATGAAATTTGCTGACTTCTTAACGTGGAAACATACACGAAATTTGAGTTATTAACCTGTTAACGGCATGTCACTGTATATGATTATTGCTTCCTTGCAGAACTGAACAAGGAAGACCTGATCTCTAAACTTCTTGGCCAATATACACTAGACTCAATCCGTTGCTCCACTGAACAGTACCCTTTGTACGATAAGCCATTCATCTCAGGAGCTAAGCGAGAATTTTCTGATGGATTTCTCAAGGATACTCTTGATAATTGTCCTAATGGACAAGGTAGATCAATAACAAGAGGTGACACAGATGCTGGTTGTTCCCAAAATTGTGCTCCTGAGCTAGACTTTAGTATTACATCACCTAAGTATCAGACAACTGGAGGGTTCTTGAATATTTCTAATGCACCAGATCAGTCTGTGGCTAGAATCCAGAGATCTAAGACCTAGACAAAAGGCTCCTGAGCTAGACTTTAGTATTACATCACCTAAGGATCAGACAACTGGAGTGTTCTTGAATATTTCTAATGCACCGGATCAGTCTGTTGCTAGAATTCAGAGATCTAAGTCTGGACTAAAGGCTCCTGAGCTAGACTTTAATAATACATCACCTAAGGATCAGACAACTGGAGGGTTCTTGAATATTTCTAATGCACCAGATCAATCTGTGGCTAGAATTCAGAGATCTAAGTCTAGGCAAAAGGCTCTGGAGCTTCGTAACAGTGCAAATGCAGTAGCTGAGAGTGCATTAGATCATGAAAGAATAAGTGGTATTCTTTCAAGCGGGATTAAATTGTCTCTTTCTTCTTCCAAGCAAACAGGTAATGAAAATGAACTTCCAGAATTGGTCTGTGCATTCGGCGGTTCATGTTATGAAAACTTGGATTTGGACGAAGCAGCTTGCCAAAACAAAGACAATGACATGTTTTTGTACTTTGGCAGAATTACGAGGTCTAGAAGTCATGTCGAAATTCTAGGTTCTGGCCGAACTTCATTAGAATTAAGCCACTCTCAAAATGATAGAAAAGATGTGTCATTTCATTGCGCTAAGGCGAGTAAAAGGAGCTCTGTGTCTACTTCTAGTAGAGTGGTGGCTGATTATCGTAATAGGCTGCTGCAGTCACCTGGATCTTCGGCTTCTTTTGGTCAAAATGACGGGGACATCAGATTTAGAGCAGGTTCTCTGAGCAAGGAAAAGGGAGAGGTTTATTCTGGCaaaatttcttcatttaaaagCTCTCATAGGCCTCAAAGTTGTGCACTTGGTTCTTGGAAAGCAGATAGTTTTTCAAATCATGCTCAGAGAATGGTTGGTACCATAATGGATTTTGGGGATGATTTACATAAAAACCATGTCGATGGATCCCCAATTAAGAAGAATATTTTTTATGTTGGCCGTGTAGATAAGGACTGCCGAGGATCCATTTTAGAAGATGGCAAGAGTTGCAAAGAGAGTAGCAATATATCTGAGCCTGTACATTGCTCGAAAATTTCTTCTTGTGGGGGTGGCACGCTGTCAATATCCTCTCCTAGACCACCTTGGTGTGAAACCAAAGATATGCTTGATGAGGTAAGAAATGTTGATTTTATGATGAACAACGAGCTTGTTGCGGACAATCTTATTAATCACTCTCTTAGTTCAGCGAATGGTGATGAACAGATAAGCGTTAGTTTAAGTTCAAATGGTGCTAAACAAAGAAGGCAGTTGGAATCTTTAGTGGCAAAGGACTCCAAAAATTGTTTTATGTCTGAGAAGATACAACAATTAGATTTTAGTGTAATTGAAGAGCAAAACTTGAAAACCTTCTCTTATAGTTTAGGGAAGAAAAGGCCCGATAAGTCACCAAAAAACGTGTCGgatcatgatttattgcttacCAAGGAAATTTCTAACTGCGGTTATAACCCTTCTTTGGGTGGGCAATCACCTGAGGATTCAGAGGTCCGGAAAGATGTAGCAAAAGTTCATACAAACTCTTCTGAATGTGATATTCAGAAGCATGTTGACACCAGCACTGAAAAATATGTTTCTCTTATAAGTCAAAATACTACACCGAAGAGGCCTCGAGATAATATAGAGGGTGGGAATCGCCAATACCCTGAAGTTGAAGACGAGGCAGATATTATGATGTCAAAAATGGAGGACACCCCTACTTTACAGTTTCATCCAGTGGAACAATGTTGGGAACAGGGGTATGAAACCTCGGCAGAACAGGTCATTGAAGAGGTATGAAATTCATGTGAGCTCCTTTGTCCAGTATAATCAACCTTTCTACCTATAAAATTATAATGCATGTGGCCTATGTATTCAGACTGAGTGGGTCACAATCCTATGACAAGTGGAAGATTACTTGGCTGATGTCTTTGTAGTTAACTCACAACTCATTGACAGTTTCCCCGCATTTTATCATATATTTTGTTGATTATAGTTCTCTAGCTGGTGTCTTCTGAATTTCTGGGTATGATTTTAGTAAGCGGCTTGCATATTGTTCATCAAATAAATTTGAGCTCTATCCCCAAGAAAGTTACCTTTGATTACCAGAAGTCATATATTTCAGCTAAATTTACCAATTGATGGGATTTTATATTGAACAAAACTATTCCATTTTAATGAATATTTAtttctacaaattattatataatactGTACCCTTAGCCTCTTTTTCGACAGGTGCATAAAATTATTGCTACCTGTTTGTATATTTTCTTAGATTTCAGCTAATTTTCCCATGCTATGGACTTATTCTTTTGCGTTTCATATGCTGCTTCATTTGATAGGGTAATTGGATTGGTGAAGGCAGCCTTAAGAGCTCAGAAGTTTCACATGCTACTGGAAGCAAAGACGTTGGACAATCTTGTTTTCCCAAACTAGCCAATAACCCAGGTGAAGAGTCCCATGGTTTCTTAAGTGGACAATCAGAAATGGCAAATCCAATGTGTGTTGTTCCTGACAAAATAGAGCAGTTTCCCGCACAGATGCCTCAAATTTTATCACGCCTTACTGGTGTTGAAGATAGTAGGTTAGTAACTAATTATAAAAGCACTAAACAAGGTGAGGACTTATTACTTGAGGGCAGATTTGAAATTGTCAGCATCGGATCATGGCCACAGCTGAAGAGGAGAAAGATGAAAGAGCTACAAGTGAATAGACTGACATCTTATCCAAGCTCGGCGAAACATGTTGGCAGCATTCAACGAGATTCTCCAAATAGATATTTAAGGAACATAGAAATGGATGTAAACACTGATTTGACAGATTTATTAGATAGGAAGATGAGTATCGATATAGAAATGGACCAGGATAAGGATACAGATTGTACAAATATGGAAAATTTAACTCACACGATGAGAATGCTTCAAGCAAACAAATCTCCTCCGTCCGTGGATGGAGAGCAGTCACAATGTTTGGTTCTTTCTCCAAAATATAAAAACCTGAAATTTGTTGCTGAATCGATGCCTGTGTTTGAGGGGTTCAATATAGAGATGCTAGCAGATAATGATGACCTGGATTTTGCTGCGGATGGTGTTGATTTGGCCGGATTAAGGCTTTCCAGTATTGCAATAGAACGTGCTAGCATAATAGAAGAAATGTGCAGATCGGCTAGCCTGGATACACCCATGTCTCATTTATCATCTGCTTTCAATTTTCAAGGAACCTTAAACCCTTTTCAATCTTTACCAAATGGTCTCCTTGAGCACATGAACCTGAAGACTTATTTGCCTTTAAATGTTAATGTCAACAAACAACTAGATTCTGGTAAGAGTCTTGTAAATGATACGGGAAGTACTCTCGAAAGGATTGAAAGGGTGCCATATTCTGTTAGTCTACCTTATTCTCGATCAAGATATGGTTGGAATTCAAGAATTCAACATGCATCTCCGGTTGGGAGTTTGTGGGAAAGGCTCTCATCACACACTGGAAGTTCAGAGAAGTGTTCGATTTCAAATCCAGAACTCACATGTTTCCCAATTGAGGAAGACCCTTGTATCAGTGAAGACAATAAAAGGGTAGATGAGATTGTAGATGATGTCGAAGAAGAAACTGATTCATTATTGGCGCGTGATTCTAATGTGCGGCATCCGCTTGAGGATTTGACAAACATGGGTTTAAATTCATCTGTATCAACTTTTGCAAAACGGAACATCTTGAGGGCAGATACTGTGGATGTCACTATTGCAAAATTTAATGTTGGCGGGACTCAAGATGATGTACAG
This region of Primulina eburnea isolate SZY01 chromosome 14, ASM2296580v1, whole genome shotgun sequence genomic DNA includes:
- the LOC140811991 gene encoding uncharacterized protein isoform X3, producing MHQISLWLESRDLRPRQKAPELDFSITSPKDQTTGVFLNISNAPDQSVARIQRSKSGLKAPELDFNNTSPKDQTTGGFLNISNAPDQSVARIQRSKSRQKALELRNSANAVAESALDHERISGILSSGIKLSLSSSKQTGNENELPELVCAFGGSCYENLDLDEAACQNKDNDMFLYFGRITRSRSHVEILGSGRTSLELSHSQNDRKDVSFHCAKASKRSSVSTSSRVVADYRNRLLQSPGSSASFGQNDGDIRFRAGSLSKEKGEVYSGKISSFKSSHRPQSCALGSWKADSFSNHAQRMVGTIMDFGDDLHKNHVDGSPIKKNIFYVGRVDKDCRGSILEDGKSCKESSNISEPVHCSKISSCGGGTLSISSPRPPWCETKDMLDEVRNVDFMMNNELVADNLINHSLSSANGDEQISVSLSSNGAKQRRQLESLVAKDSKNCFMSEKIQQLDFSVIEEQNLKTFSYSLGKKRPDKSPKNVSDHDLLLTKEISNCGYNPSLGGQSPEDSEVRKDVAKVHTNSSECDIQKHVDTSTEKYVSLISQNTTPKRPRDNIEGGNRQYPEVEDEADIMMSKMEDTPTLQFHPVEQCWEQGYETSAEQVIEEGNWIGEGSLKSSEVSHATGSKDVGQSCFPKLANNPGEESHGFLSGQSEMANPMCVVPDKIEQFPAQMPQILSRLTGVEDSRLVTNYKSTKQGEDLLLEGRFEIVSIGSWPQLKRRKMKELQVNRLTSYPSSAKHVGSIQRDSPNRYLRNIEMDVNTDLTDLLDRKMSIDIEMDQDKDTDCTNMENLTHTMRMLQANKSPPSVDGEQSQCLVLSPKYKNLKFVAESMPVFEGFNIEMLADNDDLDFAADGVDLAGLRLSSIAIERASIIEEMCRSASLDTPMSHLSSAFNFQGTLNPFQSLPNGLLEHMNLKTYLPLNVNVNKQLDSGKSLVNDTGSTLERIERVPYSVSLPYSRSRYGWNSRIQHASPVGSLWERLSSHTGSSEKCSISNPELTCFPIEEDPCISEDNKRVDEIVDDVEEETDSLLARDSNVRHPLEDLTNMGLNSSVSTFAKRNILRADTVDVTIAKFNVGGTQDDVQWSIKNKSRYDSEMRENQVSSLGNAKRKSYQTSPIGYDGTKKATVSIDESVRTPTLSSKTNLKKHEQKISLKDSKRNNIVSNICSFIPLVQQTQAAAVCAGKRDIKVKALEAAEAAKRLEEKRMNDRKNRKEALKLERAKLEAENLRKMELEKKRKELERKKKDADAIGKKRSREEEERREKERKRTRLEARLRLREEEEREHAEKAGKEKRHTKVDEQINSKKSYNEFKKEQNRGVVRGDDIASKKTVIEECGVSGDSFEAGKALPTVDRSPKNEDLIVQKRQEKSYQISPYQCSEDEEDEEDEELPTKKYIPSWASKSSMGLLLPLQRKMEPDLIFHPESFCCMDEVLLPRKLQQR
- the LOC140811991 gene encoding uncharacterized protein isoform X2; the protein is MHQISLWLESRDLRPRQKAPELDFSITSPKDQTTGVFLNISNAPDQSVARIQRSKSGLKAPELDFNNTSPKDQTTGGFLNISNAPDQSVARIQRSKSRQKALELRNSANAVAESALDHERISGILSSGIKLSLSSSKQTGNENELPELVCAFGGSCYENLDLDEAACQNKDNDMFLYFGRITRSRSHVEILGSGRTSLELSHSQNDRKDVSFHCAKASKRSSVSTSSRVVADYRNRLLQSPGSSASFGQNDGDIRFRAGSLSKEKGEVYSGKISSFKSSHRPQSCALGSWKADSFSNHAQRMVGTIMDFGDDLHKNHVDGSPIKKNIFYVGRVDKDCRGSILEDGKSCKESSNISEPVHCSKISSCGGGTLSISSPRPPWCETKDMLDEVRNVDFMMNNELVADNLINHSLSSANGDEQISVSLSSNGAKQRRQLESLVAKDSKNCFMSEKIQQLDFSVIEEQNLKTFSYSLGKKRPDKSPKNVSDHDLLLTKEISNCGYNPSLGGQSPEDSEVRKDVAKVHTNSSECDIQKHVDTSTEKYVSLISQNTTPKRPRDNIEGGNRQYPEVEDEADIMMSKMEDTPTLQFHPVEQCWEQGYETSAEQVIEEGNWIGEGSLKSSEVSHATGSKDVGQSCFPKLANNPGEESHGFLSGQSEMANPMCVVPDKIEQFPAQMPQILSRLTGVEDSRLVTNYKSTKQGEDLLLEGRFEIVSIGSWPQLKRRKMKELQVNRLTSYPSSAKHVGSIQRDSPNRYLRNIEMDVNTDLTDLLDRKMSIDIEMDQDKDTDCTNMENLTHTMRMLQANKSPPSVDGEQSQCLVLSPKYKNLKFVAESMPVFEGFNIEMLADNDDLDFAADGVDLAGLRLSSIAIERASIIEEMCRSASLDTPMSHLSSAFNFQGTLNPFQSLPNGLLEHMNLKTYLPLNVNVNKQLDSGKSLVNDTGSTLERIERVPYSVSLPYSRSRYGWNSRIQHASPVGSLWERLSSHTGSSEKCSISNPELTCFPIEEDPCISEDNKRVDEIVDDVEEETDSLLARDSNVRHPLEDLTNMGLNSSVSTFAKRNILRADTVDVTIAKFNVGGTQDDVQWSIKNKSRYDSEMRENQVSSLGNAKRKSYQTSPIGYDGTKKATVSIDESVRTPTLSSKTNLKKHEQKISLKDSKRNNIVSNICSFIPLVQQTQAAAVCAGRKRDIKVKALEAAEAAKRLEEKRMNDRKNRKEALKLERAKLEAENLRKMELEKKRKELERKKKDADAIGKKRSREEEERREKERKRTRLEARLRLREEEEREHAEKAGKEKRHTKDEQINSKKSYNEFKKEQNRGVVRGDDIASKKTVIEECGVSGDSFEAGKALPTVDRSPKNEDLIVQKRQEKSYQISPYQCSEDEEDEEDEELPTKKYIPSWASKSSMGLLLPLQRKMEPDLIFHPESFCCMDEVLLPRKLQQR